The genomic DNA GGAGCAGTCCGGCCCCTATGACTGCCGCAAATTAGGGTTATACCGCTCGGCGGTGGGCACGGATACGCAAAGCGATATTTTCGAACATATCACTCTGCGCGCCAATCAGCCAGAGCCACAACCCGAACCGCAATCCATCCTCACGGAGGTCGTCCCAACCGATGCCCCTGCGCCGAGCAGGCCACCTGAAAAAGTGCAGTATTTGCCCGAAGCACAAAACGACCGGCTGTTTGCCTTTGTTGGCTCTCCGCTGGCCTTGACGCTTGCGCTGACGGGGTTACTGATCGCTGTATTGCTTTATATTATTTTTAGAAACAGGAGGGTTTGACGACAATGTCGGCTTTTGATAAGATTGCTGTTGTAATCCCCTCTCTAAACCCCGATGATAAACTACTTGGCGTAGTTGACGGGCTGATTTCGCGCGGGTTTTGTGACCTTATTGTGGTCAACGACGGCAGCGCCTCCAACAAAACTTCTTATTTTAATACGATTGCCACTTTTCCCGAATGCACCGTGCTGACCCACGAAACGAACCGCGGTAAGGGCCGGGCACTTAAAACTGCCTTCGCTTACATTCTGGAGCACCGCCCGGACTGTATAGGCGCAGTGACAGTAGACGGCGACAACCAGCACCACCCCGATGATGTCGTGGCGCTGGCCAAGGCGCTGATTAAAAATGACTCCGCTTTGATTTTGGGCGTGCGCGATTTCTCGCAGCCGGATGTGCCTGTGCGCAGCCGTTTAGGCAACCGCATCACCGCGCTGGTATTCAAGTTGCTTTGTAAACAGAAATTTTCGGATACACAAACCGGGCTACGGGCTATTCCGCGTAAAATGCTGCCCAACCTATTAACCCTGGCGGGCGAACGGTTCGACTTTGAAACCAACATGCTGCTTTTTTTAAATAAAACCCGCACACCGGTACAAGAAATCAAAATACAAACCATATATCTTGAGGAAAATGCCAGTTCGCATTTTCATGCTATTTTTGACTCTTTGAGCATTCTGCGACTCATATTCACTTTTGCGTTTTCATCGGGAATTAGCGCTGCACTGGATCTGGGCTGCTATTGGCTGACCATCACACTGCTGAAAGCGCTACCCCTACGAGAGCGGGTGCTAATCGCTACGATCGTTTCCCGTGCGATATCCTCTGCCGTCAACTTTTCGTTTAACCGAAAGGCGGTGTTTAGCAGCAACAGCGCACTCTCTCGCGCCCTTCCACGTTATTACCTGCTATGCTTCTTCCAGTTTATCTGCTCATGGGTGGGTGTCTGGGGCTTAACGCTCATCATCGGTGGCAGTTCCGTGTTGGCCAAAATCATCATAGACACGTTACTATTTTTCGCCAGCTTTAACATTCAACGCCACTGGGTGTTCTCAGAGCAAAGTGAATAAATCCCACCAAAGGAGGCTACGCCCTATATGGCAAAAGGCGTATTTATAAAAGGCTTAATATGCCTTGGCATTATGCTATTCTGGGGGTTGTTTTTTCTTTTCGGCGCTTCTGCTGTCGTCTTTCGCGGTCCTTCACCCGCGGCACGCGATCTTGCGGTATCAACCCTGATGGAAACAAGCGCCGCCAAGTTTGTGGTTCGTCTTTTTCTTTCGGAAGAGGAAATCGACATAATACTGGCCAAAAATGCTGTGGTAATATCGGATGCGGTAACCGACTCCGATTTGGTGCATATCCCAGATCAAAAGGATCGCTTTAATTTGGATGCTATTACCATTGAGGATGTCTCAGGCCCGACATTTAAGGGGAAAATGATGGTTGTCAACGACCCCGCTCGGCTTTATGTTGCCACACCCGCAGCTTTTGGGTTGGAGAGCGGCGGCCTGCGGGTAGAAGAAATGGTCAAGCGCGATGGTGCTGCCGCCGGCGTCAATGCAGGTGGCTTTGCAGATGAAAACGGTGTAGGCAACGGCGGTACCCCGTTGGGCATTGTCATTCAAAATGGTGTGCTCACCTTCGGCGACCCCGCAGCCCACTCCATCGTTATTGGTTTTGACCGCGAAAACAAACTGGTAGTCGGATCCATGACTGGGGATCAGGCGCTGGCTCGCGGCGTACGCGACGCCGTCAGCTTCATCACCCCGGCGCTGATTGTCAACGGAAAAGCCGCCAATATTCTTGGAACCGGCGGCGGTCTGAATCCGCGCACCGCCATCGGTCAGAGAGCCGACGGTGCAGTGCTATTGCTGGTTATAGACGGCAGGCAGGCGCACAGTATCGGCGCTAATTACAAAGATTTAATCGACGTCATGCTGCAGTATGGCGCCGTCAACGCCGCCAATCTCGACGGTGGTTCTTCCACTTTAATGGTCTATAATGATGAAATTCTCAATGTCTGTGCTTCACTTTACGGATCTCGCAAGCTACCAACTGCCATTTTAGTAAAGCAGGTGGCATCATGAAAACAAAAGTAGCCTCTGAAATCAACTATATTTTTGTTGTTTTTGCGTTGATGTTGCATGCATTTTGCGCTGCGCTGGCCGTCGGTGGCATGGTGCGTGTTTACAATATCGCTTTAGCTTATGAACATTCCCGCCCAGAATATATGGCGCAAAATGTGCTATCACTCTTTGAAGAAAAGCGTTTTGAAGAAATTATAAGTCTGGGTCAGGTGCCGCTTTCTGAGTTAGAAACAGCCGAAAGCTTTGCTCGTGCGGCTCAAAAAAGCTATAACGGCGGCGAGTTTTCAATCTCTCGGAGCGGCGAAAACAGTTGGCAGATCGACTGCGGCGATAAGCCGGTGGCAACGCTTTTGCTGCACTGCCAAAAAGGCGGTGGTCGTCACGGTATGGATATCTGGAGTACCGAACGACTGGATGTGCTTTCTCCCACACCGCAAAGCTATACGATACAGACGCCACCATCTGTACACTTATTTGTCAACGGCGTTGAACCGGATGACAGCGTGCTTGTGACGGATACCCAAACCACAAGCCCATTTGGCACACTGCCGGATGCACTCGCTCCAGCAGCAGCTAAGGTCTATCGATTTGATGGTCTTTTTTTACCCCCGGAGGTTACGGCTTCCGCCAACAACGGCGTCGCCTGTTCAGTCTCACAGTTTGAAAACAGCATTTCGGTCTGTCTTTCGCCCAGCGAACAGGTGATTGCACAGCTGTCTGAGTTCGGTGAACAGGCGGCTTGCGCCTACGCCAAATACATCACCAATGATGCCACGCTGGATGAGGTGCTGCCATTTTTCTTGCCCGAATCGAGCTATTACACTCATTTGAGGCAGTTTTATAACGGCTGGTATAATGCGCACGACCAATATGCTTTTAAAAATGCTAAATTTTCCAACTGGAGCGCCTTTGATGATCGACATGTTTCTTGTGATATTTCATTTGATTATTGGATCAAGATGAGCCGTCATGAATATACATACCCATCAAAATACACGATGTATTTTGTGTTAGGCAATAATGGTTGGCGGGTGGCTAATCTCGTAGTGCTCTAAAATAATACAATTTTAAAAACAGCGCCGCTCAATGAAATGAGGGGCGCTATCATTTTCATCAGCACTATAAGTGCTACTACAGGTACCGTTTTTCATATGCAAAACACCCCAGCGCAATAAGGCAGAATTTGGGTATAAAAAACTAATGTGTAGTCAAAAATTTCCAACGATAAAGCGCTTTTGCTTGTTATCGGCCGGATTCGTATTTTTGCTCAGCCGACATCTGTATTTTTAGAATATAAACCTTTGGAATCTTAGTTTCTCATCTCCGTTATGCGCGTCAATATTAGAGCGGAAATGGCTGTAAACTTATCGATTATGTTGAAATAGCTAGATTACCTGACGGAACATGGCATTTTGTTTGTAATATATTCCTTTTTCACTTTTCATAGGATTTAAATTGTGCTATACTTATTTGCGTTAAATGCCTTTATAACGGCTGATAGAAAATTTCATTATGAGGTGAAGCAAAACTATGGCAAAGAACCGTATGGCAAAAAAGTCGCCTATGTCCTCCATCGTCATCGTCGCCCTTGCACTGCTGATATTCATTGTAGCTGTCAGCATCGGGGTATCGCTTTTGAAGAAAAGTGACGTCACTGAGAAACCCTCCTCCAGTACATCGGAATCGATCAGTGAACCTTCGTCCTCTTCTGATGTATCTGAGAGCGAACCCGAATCCTCCTCTTCTAGCGAGAGCGAGCCCGCTTCCTCTTCTGAAGCATCTTCCTCCTCTCCAGCATCCTCGAGCAACGTCGCAACCTCTTCTTCCAAGGCATCTTCCTCCACAGCAGCTGTTTCCAACACTCTGCCAGCAACGTTTGACCCTACTATCATGGGCGCCAGCGGCAAGGCCAATATTCCAAGCTACAAGCAAATTAACGCCGATGTTAAGGCCTGGCTCAAGATTCCGGGCACCAACATTAACTACCCTGTTTTGCAAAGCGCCAGCGGTTATAACCCTCATTACTATTTGGATAAAAATATTTATCGGCAGACCAGCCGAGATGGTGTGATTTACGCCGGTTCTACCTGTAAATTTGGAACCGGATCTGCCGGTCTCTCTAAAAACACCGTGCTGTTTGGTCATAACTGGACCAACTACTCGGCAGCACCGCGTATTGGCAATGCCAGCGATGTGATGTTTGGGCAGTTGGCTGCCTATCACTATCTCAACTTTGCCAAAGCCTACCCCTACCTCTGGTTCTCTACCGAGTCACAGGAGATGACCTGGGTGATTTTTGCAGCTTTCTATACCGACGTTTCGTTTAACTACATTGAGCCCAACCCCACTGACGCGGGCTTTTCCGCCATCATCAGCGGCGCCAAGGCACGTAGCCGACACAACTTTAATATTGAGGTTTCCACCAGCGATAAGATCTTAACCATGTCCACCTGCACCAGAGCATACGGCTCAAGCGACAAGCAGCGCTTTGTTGTCATGGCTCGTCTGTTGCGCAGCGGCGAGACCCTAAAGGAAGTCGGTGTTACCACCAATCCCAACCCCGTTCTTCCGAATCTTTAAGAGGTGAAATAATATGATATATCGTCATTCTGAACGCCAGGCCACTGTTGTTCCTGCGCAGAAAGCAGGCACGCCAGATTTTAACAAGCTTGAGATTACGCCGGCAAAAGACCTGCTCGGCGCTGGGAAATTACTTTCTCAGATTACGCTGCCACCTGGGGCACTGATTGCCGAACACGCCCACAACGACGAATATGAGGTTTATCTTATTATGGCCGGTGAAGGTGAATATCACGACAACGGCACCGTCGTCAAGGTTTTTCCAGGGGATGTTGCCCTCTGCCGCAGCGGTGAAAAGCACTGCCTGATCAATACCAGCAACAGCGATTTGACCTTTATGGCGTTTATCGGTTTTCCAAACCCCGAAAAGCAGTAATTTTTATAAAAATTAAAAAACAAGCGCTGCTGCGGAAATTAAATTTCGCAGCAGCGCTTTTCTCTGGTATTTTTAAACGCATTTTTTCGCCGTACATTACATGCATTATTGCAGGATGATCAAACATTTTTAGGTCAAACTTTTAAAGGGTTGTCGCTACAACAATTTGCAACTTTCATCCATTAGGTCTGACAAATTTCTATCTAAATCACATCTTTTCTTTGTGCATTAACGAAAATTTGCAGTTTTTCAATACATTTTGGTCAAAATAGTTGCGAAACGAGTTTTGTTTTGGTATGATGTTGTGCAGCAAGAAACACGCGGCTAAAAAATTAGTTCGCGTTTTTTGAAAAGGAGGGGATCACATGGCGCGCCATCTGAAGACGAGGATTTCGATTTCGTTGTCTGTGCTATTCTTTCCCCATTTTTCCTGCCGGCATCTTGGCTTTCTTTTTTAAAGCCATAGATGCTTTTTTTATGGGCTGAGGCAACTAGGTTTTCCTTCGGCTTAGAATGTTTAAAACTCAACGCATTTTTGCCAAAAGGGCGCATCAGATCCGTATATCGGAAACGCTGAAAGTGGCGGTCAGGTGACCGCTGGGCTTCCCTTATGTAAAAATGTTGTAAATTGAGATAGAAAAGGAGAAATTTTGATGAGTGAACAAATGAAAGTCATCGGCAATGAGGGTCTTTTCGACGCCCGACAGCTCGGCTGGCCCAAAATGCTGATTCTCGGAATCCAACACACCTTTGCCATGTTCGGTGCCACTGTTTTGGTGCCGCTGCTCACTGGTCTTGACGTTTCTACCACGCTGCTGATGGCCGGCTTGGGCACACTGTTGTTTCACTTTCTTACTAAGGGTAAGGTGCCGGTCTTTCTTGGTTCCTCTTTTGCCTTTTTAGGCGGCTACTTCGCTGTCGCACCAATGATCGACGGCAAGCCCAACGTAGAAATGCTACCTTACGCCTGTGGCGGCGTGTTTTGCGCGGGCATAGTCTATGTTTTATGCTCAGCGTTCATTCGCGCATTTGGTGCCAAAAAGGTTATGCGCTACTTCCCGCCGGTTGTCACCGGTCCCATCATCATTTCCATTGGTCTGATTCTTGCGCCTTCAGCCGTTAAAAACTGTTCCTCCAACTGGTTGCTTGCATTTATCGCGCTGGGCACAATCATCGTCTGCAACATTTGGGGTAAGGGCATGGTTAAAATCGTCCCCATT from Oscillospiraceae bacterium MB24-C1 includes the following:
- a CDS encoding bifunctional glycosyltransferase family 2/GtrA family protein, yielding MSAFDKIAVVIPSLNPDDKLLGVVDGLISRGFCDLIVVNDGSASNKTSYFNTIATFPECTVLTHETNRGKGRALKTAFAYILEHRPDCIGAVTVDGDNQHHPDDVVALAKALIKNDSALILGVRDFSQPDVPVRSRLGNRITALVFKLLCKQKFSDTQTGLRAIPRKMLPNLLTLAGERFDFETNMLLFLNKTRTPVQEIKIQTIYLEENASSHFHAIFDSLSILRLIFTFAFSSGISAALDLGCYWLTITLLKALPLRERVLIATIVSRAISSAVNFSFNRKAVFSSNSALSRALPRYYLLCFFQFICSWVGVWGLTLIIGGSSVLAKIIIDTLLFFASFNIQRHWVFSEQSE
- a CDS encoding phosphodiester glycosidase family protein; its protein translation is MAKGVFIKGLICLGIMLFWGLFFLFGASAVVFRGPSPAARDLAVSTLMETSAAKFVVRLFLSEEEIDIILAKNAVVISDAVTDSDLVHIPDQKDRFNLDAITIEDVSGPTFKGKMMVVNDPARLYVATPAAFGLESGGLRVEEMVKRDGAAAGVNAGGFADENGVGNGGTPLGIVIQNGVLTFGDPAAHSIVIGFDRENKLVVGSMTGDQALARGVRDAVSFITPALIVNGKAANILGTGGGLNPRTAIGQRADGAVLLLVIDGRQAHSIGANYKDLIDVMLQYGAVNAANLDGGSSTLMVYNDEILNVCASLYGSRKLPTAILVKQVAS
- a CDS encoding class B sortase — translated: MAKNRMAKKSPMSSIVIVALALLIFIVAVSIGVSLLKKSDVTEKPSSSTSESISEPSSSSDVSESEPESSSSSESEPASSSEASSSSPASSSNVATSSSKASSSTAAVSNTLPATFDPTIMGASGKANIPSYKQINADVKAWLKIPGTNINYPVLQSASGYNPHYYLDKNIYRQTSRDGVIYAGSTCKFGTGSAGLSKNTVLFGHNWTNYSAAPRIGNASDVMFGQLAAYHYLNFAKAYPYLWFSTESQEMTWVIFAAFYTDVSFNYIEPNPTDAGFSAIISGAKARSRHNFNIEVSTSDKILTMSTCTRAYGSSDKQRFVVMARLLRSGETLKEVGVTTNPNPVLPNL
- a CDS encoding cupin domain-containing protein, coding for MIYRHSERQATVVPAQKAGTPDFNKLEITPAKDLLGAGKLLSQITLPPGALIAEHAHNDEYEVYLIMAGEGEYHDNGTVVKVFPGDVALCRSGEKHCLINTSNSDLTFMAFIGFPNPEKQ